One part of the Candidatus Zixiibacteriota bacterium genome encodes these proteins:
- a CDS encoding S8 family serine peptidase: MEDFLNSISSSPVQLYWIAPCYTATIPASSLGKLSTMSAVTLIIPNLGIDFIPVVESSPAPQSVSTIASELNAMGVPQLWQRGLTGKGRLVCSFDTGVEGAHPALSSKWRGRHSTLSSSWFSSVSPDSLPSDKVGHGTHTMGIMVGSASADSFGVAPGAEWISAAVIDQGRPLGTTVSDIIAAFQWSLNPDGNISTTNDVPDVILNSWGIPTGLFGPCDQTFWSVIDNVEAAGIVTIFAAGNEGPNQKTIRNPADRGSSPTNSFSVGAIDLGNVVANFSSRGPSACDPTHIKPELVAPGVVVRSSTKGGGFAFMSGTSMAAPYIAGLVALCRQYNPDATVDEIKQALINAANDLGPVGEDNAYGYGLVDASRLPDFLSAPSRAEFSVAGQIVNGDGVASPGELIGLTLYLTQNFSLNASVQGRLKPRTAGNVAVINQQSGFIFGEGGVTAMNAIPFTLMINESVPNGASESLVLYVETTDGSVIDSVELILTVGFIPPGPNVSHAGTAVRFSVSGFGQYGLAYGSIYNLNGEGFCFGNSENLLYESGLIVGRSALQLSSAIRNSQGSFTPSDFAPIGEFSQSQTVGELRYTVGFDDRRSSIPLPITISQETISYSSFEDNSIVIMNYTLTNKTLERLTNLRFGFLNDFDLPGANKAYLDEVEGFIYQHGEGGAFIGLVALKNVNSFTSISNVTGKTGFTKTQQFSLISTNVNNVDSSLSGDLLFIAASNSITLEPRGNTEVAFALIAGDNLGQLYENMARARAKYDIATGIEDDPDVLPQSFSLEQNYPNPFNPSTTISFGLSERSHVSIRVFNIQGQTVKTLTSGELGPGSHSVLWDATNDRNEPVSTGIYFYRLDTNFGVETRKMVLLR, from the coding sequence GTGGAAGATTTCTTAAACAGCATCTCCAGTTCGCCAGTTCAGTTATACTGGATAGCGCCTTGTTACACAGCAACTATTCCGGCAAGTTCGCTTGGAAAACTCTCGACCATGAGCGCCGTGACATTGATAATACCAAATCTTGGTATCGACTTTATCCCGGTGGTGGAAAGCTCTCCCGCTCCACAGTCTGTTTCGACAATAGCCTCCGAGCTCAATGCTATGGGCGTTCCTCAACTTTGGCAGCGGGGCCTGACTGGCAAAGGTCGGTTAGTCTGTTCATTCGATACCGGAGTCGAAGGTGCCCATCCGGCATTATCATCAAAATGGCGTGGAAGACATAGTACTCTCTCCTCCTCCTGGTTTTCCAGTGTCTCACCAGACAGCCTGCCATCAGACAAAGTCGGCCATGGAACGCACACGATGGGAATAATGGTGGGTTCGGCATCAGCCGATTCTTTTGGAGTTGCCCCCGGCGCCGAGTGGATTTCCGCCGCGGTAATTGATCAGGGACGCCCGCTCGGTACGACTGTAAGCGATATTATTGCCGCATTTCAGTGGTCTCTCAATCCGGATGGAAATATCTCCACAACGAATGATGTCCCCGATGTCATTCTCAACAGTTGGGGTATCCCGACCGGCCTCTTTGGTCCCTGCGACCAAACGTTTTGGTCTGTTATTGATAATGTTGAAGCGGCGGGAATTGTAACAATTTTCGCGGCCGGAAACGAAGGACCAAATCAAAAAACTATCAGAAATCCAGCGGACAGAGGAAGCAGTCCAACCAACTCATTCTCGGTCGGCGCGATTGATCTCGGCAATGTCGTCGCAAACTTTTCAAGCCGCGGTCCATCGGCCTGCGATCCGACACATATCAAGCCCGAGTTGGTTGCTCCGGGTGTGGTTGTCCGTTCTTCGACCAAGGGCGGCGGGTTTGCTTTTATGAGCGGAACATCGATGGCCGCTCCGTATATTGCTGGTCTGGTGGCGCTGTGCCGCCAGTACAATCCCGACGCAACAGTTGACGAAATAAAACAAGCGTTAATAAATGCCGCAAATGACCTCGGGCCTGTAGGTGAAGACAATGCCTACGGATATGGGTTGGTCGACGCGTCCCGCCTGCCTGACTTTCTTTCAGCGCCGAGTCGAGCGGAATTTTCGGTGGCAGGACAAATTGTCAACGGAGATGGCGTCGCCTCGCCGGGCGAACTGATCGGACTTACCCTGTATCTTACGCAAAACTTCTCTTTGAATGCCTCAGTTCAAGGTCGTTTGAAGCCCCGCACGGCGGGTAATGTCGCCGTTATCAATCAGCAGTCAGGATTCATTTTCGGCGAAGGCGGGGTAACGGCAATGAATGCTATACCATTTACACTGATGATCAACGAATCGGTGCCGAATGGGGCTTCAGAAAGTTTGGTACTTTATGTCGAGACGACCGATGGATCTGTCATTGATAGTGTCGAGTTGATATTAACCGTTGGATTTATTCCTCCCGGTCCAAATGTGTCACACGCTGGGACTGCTGTCAGATTTTCAGTCTCAGGATTTGGGCAGTACGGCCTGGCATACGGCTCGATTTACAATCTCAATGGCGAAGGTTTTTGTTTCGGGAATTCTGAGAATCTACTCTATGAATCCGGTTTGATAGTGGGCAGGAGCGCACTTCAGCTATCATCGGCAATTCGCAATAGTCAGGGTTCATTTACTCCTTCCGATTTTGCGCCCATCGGCGAATTCAGTCAGAGCCAAACAGTCGGAGAACTTCGCTACACTGTTGGTTTCGATGACCGACGCTCGTCAATTCCCCTTCCGATAACCATCTCGCAGGAGACAATTAGTTATTCCAGCTTTGAGGATAATAGCATCGTCATAATGAACTACACATTGACGAATAAGACGTTGGAACGTCTGACTAACCTCCGCTTCGGTTTTTTAAACGATTTTGATTTGCCCGGCGCAAATAAGGCATACCTTGACGAGGTCGAAGGCTTTATTTATCAGCATGGTGAGGGTGGCGCATTTATTGGTTTGGTTGCGCTAAAAAATGTCAATTCGTTCACCAGCATTTCCAATGTGACTGGCAAAACAGGCTTCACAAAGACCCAGCAGTTCAGCCTTATTTCCACGAATGTCAACAATGTCGACAGTTCGCTCTCGGGCGATCTGCTTTTCATCGCGGCCTCAAATTCCATAACCCTTGAACCTCGGGGAAATACTGAAGTTGCTTTTGCGCTCATTGCCGGTGACAATCTCGGACAACTCTATGAGAATATGGCTCGGGCAAGGGCGAAGTATGATATTGCGACAGGAATCGAAGACGACCCGGATGTTTTGCCGCAAAGCTTCAGCCTCGAGCAGAACTATCCCAATCCGTTTAATCCATCGACGACAATATCGTTTGGACTTTCTGAGAGAAGTCATGTTTCCATCAGGGTCTTCAACATTCAAGGTCAGACGGTCAAGACCTTGACTTCAGGAGAACTTGGCCCGGGTAGCCATTCAGTCCTCTGGGATGCCACAAATGATCGGAATGAACCGGTATCCACGGGAATCTATTTTTATCGACTGGACACTAATTTTGGGGTCGAGACCCGTAAAATGGTTCTTTTAAGATGA
- a CDS encoding glycosyltransferase family 39 protein — protein MTFSKFHPSKQTYPLFLVLGLAACVRLLYLYLYQGLPDWDQLTIDNYYYHNWAQTIARGNIFGETTYFRAPFYTFVLAFFYALIEPSLWAARFLGLAIGLASVYMTFRLGEKLSSRTVGLIAAMIHAFYPAMLYFESELLADPLFVLLLQIAFFQILNWREKPSQKLLFLVSALFSLSALTRPTALLFLPLLATLVIRLSGTRRETLMNLAVLALAALLVIGPVTLRNRLVGDESVLIASQGGINFFIGNNETADGVSAFLPEPLGFNWQYADIAFFAEKTLGEKLSPGKVSDYWTDRAFQWIFENPFSFFKLTAKKLLLNFSNREIANNRVGEPKLAGIFLLTSNPLRFGLIFPFAVLGIVITYKDRRQARLLVLWWGLFIALGSLFFITSRFRLPLLPFYFIFAAIAIQAMFQSRFRLFGSHWKYAAAFILALATSWLPIKISAHSHVGLLQTTKGLFHYNRGEYQQALTYFSQTLQIDSTIPEANFNLGNVHFRLNNTDSARFYYERERRTNPLRGKSYINLASLSLIGGKTAEAKRIIEQALLLRPYDPIAQNIRLRIAAATEPVDSFMSITKDAIQDTDSNLQLINEAAAILTASQVLDFAREILDASLAVTPPPLENDFRMSEPDFFKIRSQFSIEKAKVYFQLGFISGRQGRFSDAVSYSRQAIAYDSLLSAAYVNLISGLVSTGENLMADSVLNESLRRFPNDSLLMEIKAQLRQ, from the coding sequence ATGACCTTTTCGAAATTCCATCCGAGCAAACAAACCTACCCTCTATTTCTCGTATTAGGTCTCGCGGCTTGTGTTCGCCTGCTCTATCTCTACCTCTATCAGGGCCTTCCTGATTGGGATCAACTGACTATTGATAACTACTACTACCACAACTGGGCTCAGACGATTGCGAGAGGGAATATTTTTGGCGAAACGACATATTTCCGAGCGCCTTTCTATACATTTGTTCTGGCCTTTTTCTATGCGCTGATTGAGCCATCGTTATGGGCTGCCCGCTTCCTTGGCCTGGCTATCGGCCTTGCGTCAGTTTACATGACATTTCGCTTGGGCGAGAAGCTTTCCTCGCGCACTGTGGGTCTCATTGCGGCTATGATCCATGCCTTCTATCCGGCAATGCTCTACTTCGAATCCGAATTGCTCGCGGATCCCCTTTTCGTGCTTCTATTGCAAATTGCCTTTTTTCAGATTCTCAACTGGAGAGAAAAGCCGTCACAGAAATTATTGTTTTTGGTGTCCGCGCTCTTTTCTCTTTCCGCACTGACCAGACCGACAGCGCTTCTTTTTCTTCCGCTCCTGGCAACTCTCGTTATCCGCCTTAGTGGCACTCGGCGCGAGACTCTCATGAATCTTGCCGTGTTGGCGCTCGCCGCATTGCTTGTTATTGGTCCGGTGACACTCCGAAATCGTCTTGTAGGCGATGAATCTGTGCTTATCGCCTCGCAAGGGGGGATTAACTTTTTTATTGGAAACAATGAAACTGCCGACGGAGTATCCGCCTTCCTCCCCGAGCCGCTTGGCTTCAACTGGCAATATGCTGATATCGCATTCTTTGCCGAGAAAACATTGGGCGAAAAATTATCCCCCGGCAAAGTATCCGACTACTGGACAGATCGCGCATTCCAGTGGATTTTTGAAAATCCGTTTTCTTTTTTTAAACTCACGGCAAAAAAACTTCTCCTCAATTTTAGTAACCGGGAGATCGCAAACAACCGAGTGGGCGAACCGAAACTTGCCGGCATTTTTCTTCTGACTTCAAACCCGCTTCGATTCGGGCTTATCTTCCCTTTCGCTGTGCTGGGAATAGTCATTACCTATAAGGACCGCAGGCAAGCTCGGTTACTTGTGCTGTGGTGGGGTTTATTCATAGCCCTCGGGTCTCTTTTCTTTATTACCAGCCGATTTCGGCTTCCTCTCCTCCCTTTTTATTTTATTTTTGCGGCCATTGCAATCCAAGCGATGTTTCAAAGCCGATTCCGCCTATTCGGATCACATTGGAAATACGCCGCCGCCTTTATCCTGGCTTTGGCGACCTCCTGGCTTCCCATAAAGATCTCCGCGCACTCGCATGTCGGTCTTCTACAAACCACAAAGGGACTATTTCACTACAACAGAGGAGAGTATCAACAGGCTCTCACATATTTCAGTCAAACTCTACAGATCGACTCAACAATTCCCGAGGCTAATTTCAATTTGGGCAACGTGCATTTCCGTCTCAATAATACCGATTCTGCGCGGTTCTACTACGAAAGAGAGCGCCGCACCAATCCATTGCGCGGAAAGAGTTATATAAATCTCGCCTCCCTTTCTCTCATTGGAGGCAAAACGGCCGAAGCCAAACGGATAATCGAGCAGGCTCTGCTCTTGCGACCGTATGATCCTATTGCGCAAAACATAAGGCTGAGGATTGCCGCCGCCACAGAGCCGGTGGACTCATTTATGTCTATCACCAAAGACGCTATCCAAGACACTGACTCAAATCTTCAACTGATAAACGAAGCCGCAGCCATACTTACAGCATCGCAGGTTTTGGATTTCGCGAGAGAGATACTCGACGCGTCGCTCGCTGTCACACCGCCGCCGCTTGAAAATGATTTTCGTATGAGCGAGCCTGATTTCTTCAAAATTCGGTCTCAGTTTTCCATCGAGAAGGCCAAAGTCTATTTTCAGCTTGGTTTTATTTCTGGACGTCAGGGACGATTCTCCGATGCCGTATCATACAGCAGACAGGCGATAGCGTATGATTCACTGCTTTCGGCAGCATATGTAAATCTGATCAGCGGATTAGTCTCAACAGGAGAAAATCTAATGGCCGACTCGGTTCTCAACGAATCTTTGAGACGATTTCCCAATGATTCGCTCCTAATGGAAATCAAAGCCCAACTCAGACAATAA